From the Malus domestica chromosome 17, GDT2T_hap1 genome, one window contains:
- the LOC103404790 gene encoding uncharacterized protein encodes MPILSPRLRLRLVYHLLCNFLMYQKIKRKTNSACKAIRFQYLSLSLPSVMPRTLTLPRFSALLLILSVFLNLYFLFFFLHAPPTVLSRYTPSPTTRRHLVFAIASSSRSWSRREPYLRLWSSPASTRVFAFLDRAPTDSSGDRSVATVVVSGDTSRFPYTLKGGLRSAIRVARAVKEVVDRGEPDVRWFVFGDDDTVFFVENLVRTLSKYDHDRWFYVGSNSESYQQNAKYSFEMAFGGGGFAISHSLATALARVFDSCLMRYGHLYGSDARVFACVAELGVGLTHEPGFHQVDMRGNLFGMLSAHPLSPLVSLHHLEAADPIFPNMNKTQALDHLFEAVNVDPARILQQTVCYDSLHSLTVSVAWGYAIQVYAGNELLSDLLSLQKTFMPWRRSGSIEASQFMFNMRDYPRDKCKRPTVFFLESVVSNSHGSSSNYTRLNVENCSKENAIKNLEQIRVFSQKLELDAEEMKAQRRQCCEILSSFDDSMTITIRRCRDNELISMNI; translated from the exons ATGCCAATACTGTCCCCGCGACTGCGACTGCGACTTGTTTATCATCTTCTCTGTAACTTTTTAATGTACCAGAAAATAAAACGAAAAACCAACTCCGCCTGCAAAGCAATCCGATTCCaatacctctctctctccctcccgtCCGTGATGCCCAGAACCCTAACCCTCCCCCGCTTCTCGGCCCTCCTCTTAATCCTCTCCGTTTTCCTCAACCTctacttcctcttcttcttcctccacgcGCCGCCCACCGTTCTCTCCCGCTACACTCCCTCTCCCACCACGCGCCGCCACCTTGTATTTGCCATCGCTTCCTCCTCCCGCTCCTGGTCCCGCCGCGAGCCTTACCTCCGCCTCTGGAGCTCCCCCGCCTCCACCCGCGTCTTCGCTTTCCTCGACCGCGCCCCAACTGATTCCTCCGGCGACCGATCCGTCGCGACTGTCGTCGTCTCCGGCGACACCTCCCGCTTTCCGTACACTCTAAAAGGAGGGCTGCGGTCCGCGATCCGTGTGGCGCGCGCGGTCAAGGAAGTAGTCGATCGTGGCGAGCCGGATGTGAGGTGGTTCGTGTTCGGCGACGACGATACGGTGTTCTTCGTCGAGAATCTGGTGAGGACGCTGTCGAAGTACGATCACGATCGGTGGTTTTACGTCGGGAGCAACTCGGAGAGCTACCAGCAGAATGCCAAGTACTCGTTCGAAATGGCGTTCGGGGGCGGAGGGTTCGCCATAAGCCATTCGCTGGCTACGGCTCTGGCTAGGGTGTTCGACTCGTGCTTGATGAGGTACGGTCACTTGTACGGAAGCGATGCTCGGGTTTTCGCTTGCGTGGCGGAGCTCGGCGTTGGGTTGACCCATGAGCCTGGGTTTCATCAG GTTGATATGCGGGGGAATTTGTTTGGAATGCTATCTGCACACCCGTTGTCACCTCTGGTGTCCCTTCACCATTTGGAGGCTGCAGATCCAATCTTCCCAAACATGAACAAGACTCAAGCTTTGGACCATCTTTTTGAAGCTGTGAATGTTGATCCTGCCAGGATATTGCAGCAAACTGTTTGCTATGACAGTTTGCATTCGTTGACTGTTTCTGTTGCATGGGGCTATGCTATTCAGGTGTATGCTGGCAATGAACTTCTCTCAGATCTCCTTTCACTGCAGAAAACGTTTATGCCATGGAGGAGGAGCGGTAGTATCGAGGCAAGTCAGTTCATGTTCAATATGAGAGATTATCCTAGAGATAAATGTAAAAGACCAACTGTCTTTTTCCTGGAAAGTGTTGTATCCAATAGTCATGGTAGCTCGAGTAACTACACCAGGCTCAATGTAGAAAATTGCTCCAAAGAAAATGCAATAAAGAATCTGGAACAGATCAGAGTGTTCTCACAGAAGCTAGAGCTTGATGCGGAAGAG ATGAAGGCTCAACGCCGTCAGTGCTGCGAAATTTTGTCGTCGTTTGATGACTCCATGACTATAACCATTAGACGGTGCAGAGACAATGAGTTGATATCCATGAATATCTAG